One Euphorbia lathyris chromosome 1, ddEupLath1.1, whole genome shotgun sequence DNA segment encodes these proteins:
- the LOC136219398 gene encoding uncharacterized protein produces MSNLTKLEFDALDITGDNYLSWVLDAEIHLDAKELGDTIKAGNEATNQNKAKAMIFLRHHLHADLKIEYLTVKDPQVLWNNLKDRYDHQKNVILPKARHEWSNLRLQDFKSVSEYNSAMFRITSQLLLCGDKITDAEMLERTYSTFHANNVVLQTQYREKGFKKYSELISCLLVAEQNNELLMKNHVLRPTGSGPFPEANVTSYNMKENDHNSSGRGRGRGRGHGHGRGRGYGRGRGGYFKNSQSHQKWDNKDGHRHGKDNNAGVTNTCYRCGGKGHWSRTCRTPKRFVDLYQQSLKQNNKKETNLVYEDGADDFDCRNTTLKVDDFIPPSGNDIN; encoded by the coding sequence ATGTCGAACCTTACAAAACTTGAATTTGATGCCCTTGATATTACTGGAGACAACTATTTATCTTGGGTGTTAGATGCTGAAATTCATCTAGATGCAAAAGAACTTGGTGATACAATCAAAGCAGGAAATGAAGCAACCAATCAAAACAAGGCAAAAGCTATGATATTTCTTCGTCATCACCTCCATGCAGATCTTAAAATTGAGTACTTGACTGTGAAAGATCCACAAGTCCTTTGGAATAATCTAAAGGATAGGTATGACCACCAAAAAAATGTGATATTACCTAAAGCTCGTCATGAATGGTCTAATTTAAGACTACAAGACTTTAAGTCAGTAAGTGAATATAACTCAGCCATGTTCAGAATTACTTCACAATTGCTATTATGTGGAGACAAAATCACTGATGCAGAAATGTTAGAGAGAACATACTCTACTTTTCATGCAAATAATGTTGTCCTGCAGACACAATATCGTGAAAAGGGATTTAAGAAATATTCTGAGCTTATATCTTGTCTCCTTGTGGCTGAgcaaaataatgaattattgATGAAAAATCATGTGTTGCGTCCAACTGGTTCTGGTCCATTCCCTGAAGCGAATGTGACATCATATAATATGAAAGAAAATGACCATAATAGTAGTGGTCGAGGACGTGGCCGTGGACGTGGTCACGGACATGGACGTGGACGTGGATATGGTCGAGGTCGAGGTGGTTATTTTAAGAACTCACAATCCCACCAGAAGTGGGACAATAAAGATGGTCACAGACATGGAAAAGATAACAATGCAGGAGTGACCAATACATGTTACCGCTGTGGAGGAAAAGGCCATTGGTCTCGCACATGTCGTACACCAAAGCGTTTTGTTGATCTTTATCAACAATCGTTGAAGCAAAAcaacaagaaagaaacaaatcTTGTGTATGAAGATGGCGCAGATGACTTTGATTGTAGAAATACAACCCTGAAGGTTGATGATTTCATTCCCCCCTCTGGCAATGATATAAATTAG